A genomic segment from Curtobacterium sp. MCSS17_007 encodes:
- the fdxA gene encoding ferredoxin — translation MTYVIAQPCVDVKDRACIDECPVDCIYEGDRSLYIHPDECVDCGACEPVCPVEAIYYEDDLPDEWADYYKANVEFFEEVGSPGGAAKVGVIHKDHPVVMAEPPRG, via the coding sequence GTGACCTACGTGATCGCCCAGCCCTGTGTCGACGTCAAGGACCGCGCCTGCATCGACGAATGCCCGGTCGACTGCATCTACGAGGGTGACCGGTCGCTGTACATCCACCCCGACGAGTGCGTCGACTGCGGTGCGTGCGAGCCGGTCTGCCCGGTCGAGGCGATCTACTACGAGGACGACCTGCCCGACGAGTGGGCCGACTACTACAAGGCCAACGTCGAGTTCTTCGAAGAGGTGGGTTCGCCCGGTGGTGCCGCCAAGGTCGGCGTGATCCACAAGGACCACCCCGTCGTCATGGCCGAGCCCCCGCGCGGCTGA